A single genomic interval of Piliocolobus tephrosceles isolate RC106 chromosome 7, ASM277652v3, whole genome shotgun sequence harbors:
- the KLF10 gene encoding Krueppel-like factor 10 — MLNFGASLQQTAEERMKMISERPKESMYSWNKTAEKSDFEAVEALMSMSCSWKSDFKKYVENRPVTPVSDLSEEENLLPGTPDFHTIPAFCLTPPYSPSDFEPSQVSNLMAPAPSTVHFKSLSDTARPHIAAPFKEEEKSPVSAPKLPKAQATSVIRHTADAQLCNHQSCPVKAASILNYQDNSFRRRTHLTVEAARKNIPCAAVSPNRSKCERNTVADVDEKANAALYDFSVPSSETVICRSQPAPVSPQQKSVLVSPPAVSAGGVPPMPVICQMVPLPASNPVVTTVVPSTPPSQPPAVCPPVVFMGTQVPKGAVMFVVPQPVVQSSKPPVVSPNGTRLSPIAPAPGFSPSAAKVTPQIDSSRIRSHICSHPGCGKTYFKSSHLKAHTRTHTGEKPFSCSWKGCERRFARSDELSRHRRTHTGEKKFACPMCDRRFMRSDHLTKHARRHLSAKKLPNWQMEVSKLNDIALPPTPAPTQ; from the exons ATGCTCAACTTCGGTGCCTCTCTCCAGCAGACTGCG gaggaaagaatgaaaatgatttCTGAAAGGCCAAAAGAGAGTATGTATTCCTGGAACAAAACTGCAGAGAAAAGTGATTTTGAAGCTGTAGAAGCACTTATGTCAATGAGCTGCAGTTGGAAGTCTGACTTTAAGAAATACGTTGAGAACAGACCTGTTACACCAGTGTCTGATTTGTCAGAGGAAGAGAATCTGCTCCCTGGAACACCTGATTTTCATACAATCCCAGCATTT tGTTTGACTCCACCTTACAGTCCTTCTGACTTTGAACCCTCTCAAGTGTCAAATCTGATGGCACCAGCGCCATCTACTGTACACTTCAAGTCACTCTCAGATACTGCCAGACCTCACATTGCTGCACCtttcaaagaggaagaaaagagccCAGTATCTGCCCCCAAACTCCCCAAAGCTCAGGCAACAAGTGTGATTCGTCATACAGCTGATGCCCAGCTATGTAACCACCAGTCCTGCCCAGTGAAAGCAGCCAGCATCCTCAACTATCAGGACAATTCTTTTAGAAGAAGAACCCACCTAACTGTTGAGGCTGCAAGAAAGAACATACCATGTGCCGCTGTGTCACCAAACAGATCCAAATGTGAGAGAAACACAGTGGCAGATGTTGATGAGAAAGCAAATGCCGCACTTTATGACTTTTCCGTGCCTTCCTCAGAGACGGTCATCTGCAGGTCTCAGCCAGCCCCCGTGTCCCCACAGCAGAAGTCAGTGTTGGTCTCTCCACCTGCAGTATCTGCAGGGGGAGTGCCACCTATGCCGGTCATCTGCCAGATGGTTCCCCTTCCTGCCAGCAACCCTGTTGTGACAACAGTCGTTCCCAGCACTCCTCCCAGCCAGCCACCAGCCGTTTGCCCCCCTGTTGTATTCATGGGCACACAAGTCCCCAAAGGCGCCGTCATGTTTGTGGTACCCCAGCCCGTTGTGCAAAGTTCAAAGCCTCCAGTGGTGAGCCCGAATGGCACCAGACTCTCTCCCATTGCCCCTGCTCCTGGGTTTTCCCCTTCAGCAGCAAAAGTCACTCCTCAGATTGACTCATCAAGGATAAGAAGTCACATCTGTAGCCACCCAGGATGTGGCAAGACATACTTTAAAAGTTCCCATCTGAAGGCCCACACGAGGACGCACACAG gaGAAAAACCTTTCAGCTGTAGCTGGAAAGGTTGTGAAAGGAGGTTTGCCCGTTCTGATGAACTGTCCAGACACAGGCGAACCCACACGGGTGAGAAGAAATTTGCGTGCCCCATGTGTGACCGGCGGTTCATGAGGAGTGACCATTTGACCAAGCATGCACGGCGCCATCTATCAGccaagaaactaccaaactggcAGATGGAAGTGAGCAAGTTAAACGACATTGCTCTACCTCCAACCCCTGCTCCCACACAGTGA